A stretch of DNA from Candidatus Binatia bacterium:
CGTCGAGGTCTTTGACTTCCTTGGCTTGTTGATCGAGCCGCGCAATTTCTTGGCGGAGCTGAGTGGCCTCTGCCTCGAGTTGCGCCAAGCGCCGCGCCTGAAATGTGTATGGCAGAACCATCATCAACAACACGACAATCCCGGTAAGGATGGCCAACGAAATTTGGCGACGGCGCCCCAGCGCTCGTTCCGCTTCTCGAACCGGCAGTAGATTGATGCGAATCATTTGTCGTTGGGCCTCCGCATCGCCAAACCGACCGCCACCGCGAATTCGGGAGCACGTTGCAACGCCAACTGGCGGTCGACGTTCGCGCCCAAAGCCATGCGGGCAAACGGAGTTGCCAGCTCCACCGGAACGCCCATTCGCTCCGCAAGCTGTTCTGCCATGCCGGCAACCCGAGCCGCGCCACCACTCAAGTACACTTGATCAATGGTCTCTTCGCCCGAGCCCATCCAGAAAAAGGTCAGGGCGTGGTGAATTTCGTCCACAACCGCCGCAGTTGCCGCCTCCATTACCGCTGCGGCATGCTCTGCAAGATCGTGATCGAAAGAACGGCCAGTCTTGATCGCCTCTGCCTCCTCGAAGGAAATTCCCAAATCTTGGGCGAGACTTTCCGTGATGTCGCGCCCGCCCACCGCGACATCGTGCGTGAAGGCAGACTCTGAATCTTTGACGATACTAATGGCCGAATAGCGGGCACCAATGTTCACCAGCGCGATCGTACGACCCATCGCTGGCTCGTAATTCAACTCGAACATGTTACCGAGAGCAAAGTAGTCCACGTCCACCACCACGGGCAAAAGTCCCGCACCCCGCAGCGTCTCGGAGTAACTGCTGACGATTTCTTTCTTTGCCGCCACGACGAGAACTTGGGCGGGCTGCCCCTCGCCGCCGAACTGAGTGACCTGATAATCGAGGTTGACGTTCTCCAAGTCCTCGGGGATGAAGTTGCCCGCCTCTGCCAACACGGCCGCTTCGAGTTCTTTTTCTCCGTGCACCATCATGGGAAAGCGCTTGATGATGACCGCCGGACCCGGAACAGCCGTAATGGCCTTCTTGGCCCGGAAGCCGTGCTCGCTACAGGCGGCACGAACAAGCTCGGCCACCGGCTCGATTTCCACCACCATATTGTTCTGGACCGCTGTCGACGGGGTAGGTACCACCGCCAAAGCTTCCACGCGGACTTCGTTGCGCTTGCCCAGCACCTCGACCAACTTGATTGTGCTCGAGCCAATGTCCACAGCGATGTAAGGCTCTTCCCCCCGAAACGGGTTGAGCTCGGACAGAGAAGTGGAAAGCACACGGCTCACACGATCAACCCAGCTTGGCCCAGCCGCCATCGAGAATCTCCCTTACCGCCACAACCCCGCTTTCCACCCGGTCTCGCTGCCGACTGGCCACGGCGCTCTCGCCGCGGCCTCCCCCCTTTGGTCGGGCCGAGTATGAAAGCATGTGGCTTTACTTGTCAACCGCCTCCTACGGAAATTTGGCAACCACGGGAAGGGCCATAAAGCGAATTTCAGGCCAACTGCCGGATTCGCTCAGCTTCACGAACGAGCGCCCACTTCGAGTACTCAGCGCCAATCTTGTACGACCACACCGAACCAAAATTCGCCGCTTTATCCGTAGGGTGAACCTCGAATCGCAAACGAACGCGCGCGCACTCGGAGGCGGTCGAGCACGCTAGCCTAAGGTCCTGATCGGGCACGATCCATTCGCGCGGTAGGCCCGGCCGGATGCACCTTGTACCCTCCGGCGCCAGTGAAAACTCTCTTTCCCGAACGATCTCTGGCAAGCGCTGTCTACTCGCGAGTCTCGGGCCGGCCGGAGGTCAGGCACTGGTTTTCTCCGGCTTCCGCGCAATCACGTAGAGCTCCGACGATCCCTTGCGTGTGGCCTCCGGGCGAGTGGTCATGACATTAGTGAACTCCTGTCGAAGCGTTTTCAGCACTTGCGGCAAATCCTCACCCATGAAGGCTTTTGCAACCAAAACGCCGCCCGGACGTAACCACTCGCGCGCGAGTTCCGCAGCGCGCTCCACCAGGGCCAGCGC
This window harbors:
- the pilM gene encoding pilus assembly protein PilM; amino-acid sequence: MAAGPSWVDRVSRVLSTSLSELNPFRGEEPYIAVDIGSSTIKLVEVLGKRNEVRVEALAVVPTPSTAVQNNMVVEIEPVAELVRAACSEHGFRAKKAITAVPGPAVIIKRFPMMVHGEKELEAAVLAEAGNFIPEDLENVNLDYQVTQFGGEGQPAQVLVVAAKKEIVSSYSETLRGAGLLPVVVDVDYFALGNMFELNYEPAMGRTIALVNIGARYSAISIVKDSESAFTHDVAVGGRDITESLAQDLGISFEEAEAIKTGRSFDHDLAEHAAAVMEAATAAVVDEIHHALTFFWMGSGEETIDQVYLSGGAARVAGMAEQLAERMGVPVELATPFARMALGANVDRQLALQRAPEFAVAVGLAMRRPNDK